ATGggttatttttgtatttatattttaatgttaacgtgaatattttaaatgattataaataaaaataaaaatttgaaaagtattaaaattatttgtatttattgattttatagtTCACATATTTAAAATGTACTAAAATAAATGTAGATCCGATTTCCATCACTTTCTTTGTAATTATTCTAATGCTATTTAATTCcatacaaaaatttcaaaagtagtctttttcaacttctttttcatatttattttttcgagctaactaatattaattaaaattaataaaggtaaatatgtcaatttgatggtgatttataatatattttataactctataaatgaaaatgaaataataaagttaaagtCAACaacttataattaatttaaattattgaaaaataagtattaaactttattaaatacatctttaatgtttttattttataaaacaaatgtcgatttggaaatttaaaattttttcagtatatttatttttatgtttttggtaACAAAagactatttttgttttttttttagttgttaaatgtattttttagttttatgttcggaaaaacaaaaaattgttttccaaaatagtcaCCAAATAGGGATTGcttgagaattgtttttgagaatCGTTTTCTATTATTcggaataaaaaatataataaccataattgataataaaaaattatttcttatattttgattttaagaataagaaacaagatgtttttagaaaacatatttttgtttttttttttttgctttttagggttgttttaagaaatgattgttataataatataaatttattttaaaaatgggtTAAATAAACTTTAGGTTCTAAATAGAtagttgtttttataaaaattgaagaataatttttacaagtcattttcaaaaactattttttataattattttttagttactAATCAGACTTTAAAATCCCGTGGCAGTgtttttaagaaacacttttaatataaaaatatatatattttttttataaatgataaaatttaaaaattttaaaaatcacattattttaaaaacactttcatcaaAACACTTCTGAAAAAGACTTTAAACTAGCGTtgtcatttaaaatatatatatatatatatatatatatatatatatatatatatatatataatttttctttttctatcttgTTGAACGGAACGTTTCTCAAAATTCTAGATAAGATAAGATCCACATGTCCCAAtcgtttcttttattttccgggattttttaaattttcccgGAAAATTATGtgggtggaggtggaggtggaccTAGCGACCGAAAATTTCAAACCCCACTTGTTGACaatttacttttgaaaatcagCAAGTGTCCCGCCAGCTTTTTTCAGAGTGGTTGGGCGGGCCACATAACTTTCCCAAAACACCCCTCCGCACTTCACGAATTCAAATTTCGAATGGAGAGCATTTTCGTCAATCACAAAAATTCACACTCCAGAAAAGGCGGCAAATTGTTTGTTCCCTCTCGTAGTTTTCTCACTTCTCTTTATATTCCGTGGCACGCCGATCGAAGAGTAGTTCATCCCAGGCTCCGGCGGCGTTGCATTGATTTATTAGGGTTTCTTCTCCGATCATCGCCTTTGATTTTGAGGTTTGCGAGTCTCAGAATTGTTCATTTTAAGcttgcttcttctttttttttttttttttttctgggatTTTGATGTTTGGTGATAATTGTTGTGTTCTAGATCGTTGTTTGTTCGGCTTGGTTCAGGTTCCTGTTGTAGATCTTGGTTGATGCTGCtcgttttagttttgaaattgatgttTTTGTTTGGAATCTAGTTGATTTCGTTCTTGGGGAGTGTGAGCTGATCTCTGTGCCTAGTTTTCCAGAATCGAGCAGTTTGAGTGGCCGATTTGAGCCaaaaatcatcattattattattttgttatgtttGTTTTTCTGATTACTTGAATTGATTGCTAGTGAAATCGTAGAGATTTGAGATTTGGTCTAGGgcaaaatatttggaaatagaACTCATAATTTTAGGCTATGTCTTAACACGGGAGTACTTTGGAAAGGGGAAAATGTTGGAACTGAATCAAATTTTCTTCTCCGGTTTTAGATACAGaggaaaattaaattgatgaaagattatttacaaatttattagaTTTTCGGAGTCTCCATTCTTTAtatgcaaaagaaagaaattttgaataagtTTGGACGaatatgtaaaacaaaatttagtaaattcaagcatatttttatttatttatttttctctacattttttttttaattttctgaataataattaaaaaatgtaaaatactttaaatttttttatattgtataaaatttgagaaactatttaattgatttatgaattttgtttCTGAAAACATCAGAACTGTTCTTAAATACttgtttttttagaactatttttgaaaatatttacaaataggACTGCAATTTCCATCTCTTCTTATTATCGGATAGAAGTTGTTTGCAAAGTTTAGAGTGTATTTGACAGTAATTataagaagtgtttctaacatttttaacacttagaatttttttttatcttttaagtgttaaaaaagctaaaaatgCTTTCGACAATCATTGCCAAATAGGTTTTTAGAGTCcttttggtagtgattttaaaaagcacttttaatctttttaacacttgaaatttttttatcattcaagtgttagaaatgttaaaaacgttttttaaaatcactccaAAAACCTACAAAATAGAGTTTCGCTAAGCGGTTTTGGAATAGCATGATAACTTCAATTCTCAAGTGTATGTGGATTTGTGATTGGTATTTGGGTGAAAAGGATAGAAGTATTTAATAGCAATGAgcgaaataaataaattctgcTTTAGGTGGAGTAACGATCTTGTCTAGACACCCAGTTTAGTCGAGAACCTGAATTAGACCCCAGTCTAGTTTGAGAAACCTGAAATGTATAATCGTCATTCTCAATGATATTGTCATTCTCAATGTAATTGGACACTCAGTTATTCATTTTAGCTTAATTTACCTGTGACTGCAAAATTGTTCGTGCTAATTAATTATTCATGGTTAAATTGCCTTCTGGATAAAGTAAATAATGAAGTGATCTTAATTACAGAGATGGAACAGAGTGTTAAACAAATGCTGAGACTTATTGAAGAGGGTGGAGATTCTTTTGAAGAGAAGGCTGAAATGTATAATCGGAAAAGGCCAGAGTTGGTTGCTCATGTTGAGGAATTCTACCGCATGTATCAATCACTAGCTGAGCGTTGTGACCATTTAACAGGAGAATTGTTTAAGAGTAATCCGTCCATGCTCCAAGCACAGGTAACCCCTGATCAAAAGCTGGGTGTGCACAGGTCTAGCCATCATTCTGTTAATATGGATTCACCTCTCAGCTCCGGGAGTGCTAGCTCTGAACTTTCTTTGAAGGAAGGTGCTGAATCATTTTCGTCATCATCATCAGACTCTGAGTCAGAATCTATCACCTCCTCCATTAACAGGTACTTGGGCACTCCTTCAAATGGTGATGGCAAGGGGCTTCAAACTATGCTCCCAAGCATGAAGGAGAAGCTCCAGGTAACTGAGGACAAGGATGCAGATTGTATCCCAAAGGTGGGAACTCATGCTAGTTATGAGGAATTGCTTGGGAAGATCACTGAGTACAGCCAAAAACTTGAGTTCTCAGAAGAAGAGATTGCCAGGTTGAATTGTGAGCTCAAAAAGAATGAATCTGCTACTGGAACTCTGCAAGCTCAGCTTGAATCAGCATGGAGAGAGATTGAGATGCAGGAGGCCAATCTTGAATTGGAGAAAAGACAAGTGCTAGAGCTGCAAAAACAGACAGCTGAACTAGAGAACCGTGTTTCAGAATCTGATCACAAAATTTGCATGTTGGAGGAAGAGTtagaagaaactaaaaaaagacTTATGGGATCAGAGGAAGAGAATGAAAAGTTGAAGCATGAACTTACAAATGAAATTTCTGTAGTCAAGCATCAATTGGAAGATCAGCGTGCATTGGCTGTCATGTTGGAAACCCAGCTGCAAGACAGTATTATAAAGCACATGGCCTTTGTATCAGACCATGATCGTGAAGTTGAATCTTTAAATTCTGCACTACATAATGCCCAAGAAAACTTCTCTCTCGAGAGGGCACAGCTCCAATCTGATATTTCTAGCTTGTCAAAACAAGTAGTCCTGTTAGAGACAAGACTCGAAGAATGGAAAGCTAAGGAAATGGAGATGAAAGGTCTGCATGAAGCTCAAGAGACTGTTTTGCAAGGTGAGATTGAACAGTTAAAGGCAGAACTCTCTGAGAGAGGTGACATTGTACAAGCCTTGAATAAAAATCTGGATGCACTTAAACTCACATATGATATGCTCATGGCTGAGAAGGATGAGCTGAGTGCCAGGGTAGACACTCTCATTGCAGATGTGAATTCTTGGGACAATCAGATTCAACAGTTGGAGGATCATCTACGCCAGTTACGCATTGAACGTGTGGAGCTGATTGCTGGAACTGAAAGCGCACGCAAATTAGTAGATGAATTAAGCTGGAGAGTAAAGGAGCTGGAGAGAGAGGTGGAGAGGCAGAGGGTTGTGATCTCAGATAGGGCTGAGGAGAAAAGGGAGGCCATTAGGCAGCTATGTTTCTCACTGGAGCACTACAGAAGTGGGTATCAAGAACTTCGCCAAGCATTTATTGGGCACAAACGGCTGCCAATTTTGGCTTCATAAGTTCATTTTTTCCCTGGTAATGGTCTCTGGGAAGTTTATTTATGAGGTTTGCATTTCTTTTTCACAGTCCTTTTAGTGTTGTATTGTGCTGAAGAATACCCTTATCTATAGCTTTCTACTATTAGTTTTGAACCTTCTATTTCATTCTAGCTCATGAATGCTTAAGATCCAACAGTGCTATATCATGCTTAATGTATCTTGACTCTGCTCTATTGCATCATGCATGTTGAATATAATCCGAATTTGCATAGAGCAGTCTTTCGAATGATCTGACCCTACCATTTTATGTCGTAAACTATTCTCCATAGTTCATGTGCTTGATTTCTTTTGGTTGGGTGTTTTGAAATGGTACTTATAAGAGTTCCAAGTCACCCAATATGTTCATTGCTGTGAGCCTTTTAAAACCTTAATGTAAACATCTgctcttttttatataaatattatatgttttaGGTCTAATAGATCCGCATGACTTCAAAATGTATCTACTTGTTTAAGAGAAACTCCTAGATATGTAGTGTCTAAAACTTGtttatcaataatttatatTGTTGTGAGCCATGGGGTGTCGAGCTTTTTATCTTGATCCATAAAATGAAACCCAGACTTCAGTCCTAGCCAAATTCTGGAGTTCCTTCTGAATTTCCCAAGTATGGGATGCTATCAAAATCTAGAGGACCAGTTcccaagtgtcatgttgccccAAGGATCAGGACAAGCAGAGGACTGAACCCAAAATCCCAGGGCAGTCAGACCCAACCGAACTATTTAGAGTCATGGATTTTCCTTGGTCTTCATGTTTGACGGGTGAAAATTCTTGATCCTCCTCTTTACTTAGGCTTTCAGGTGTTCAAATAGAACCTTGTTTCCGGGTCCCTTCATTTAAGCCTGGTGTCTCATTTTCAATATGGTAAATCACTGTCATCCCAATTCTTGGCTCTGAACATCCCCTCACCAGCACGACATGCCAAATTATAAATTCCATACCATTCTCCTCCATAATGATGCCTTCGCTCCCCACCCCAAAAAAGGTCATTTTTTAGGTCTTGCATAACCACTCTGACCGTTGCCTAGCTATGTGATACTTTAATAAAACAGATGGAGCCACTGGTCCATTCAAATCTCCAATCAGTCCAGATGATGTGATGGGTAGTTGTTTGAcataaattttcttcaattacTTGCTCCAATCATGTTTGACTTTCTGGGGTCAGGTCTATATCCACCTCACCCTTTTCACATTCATTTCATATCCCTTCCGAAGTCGAATGGGTTTTTTCAGTCTGGGTGGCTCTTCTCCACCCTCATGACTCCCACTTAATCCAACTT
This DNA window, taken from Vitis riparia cultivar Riparia Gloire de Montpellier isolate 1030 chromosome 13, EGFV_Vit.rip_1.0, whole genome shotgun sequence, encodes the following:
- the LOC117929361 gene encoding protein NETWORKED 4B, translating into MEQSVKQMLRLIEEGGDSFEEKAEMYNRKRPELVAHVEEFYRMYQSLAERCDHLTGELFKSNPSMLQAQVTPDQKLGVHRSSHHSVNMDSPLSSGSASSELSLKEGAESFSSSSSDSESESITSSINRYLGTPSNGDGKGLQTMLPSMKEKLQVTEDKDADCIPKVGTHASYEELLGKITEYSQKLEFSEEEIARLNCELKKNESATGTLQAQLESAWREIEMQEANLELEKRQVLELQKQTAELENRVSESDHKICMLEEELEETKKRLMGSEEENEKLKHELTNEISVVKHQLEDQRALAVMLETQLQDSIIKHMAFVSDHDREVESLNSALHNAQENFSLERAQLQSDISSLSKQVVLLETRLEEWKAKEMEMKGLHEAQETVLQGEIEQLKAELSERGDIVQALNKNLDALKLTYDMLMAEKDELSARVDTLIADVNSWDNQIQQLEDHLRQLRIERVELIAGTESARKLVDELSWRVKELEREVERQRVVISDRAEEKREAIRQLCFSLEHYRSGYQELRQAFIGHKRLPILAS